TGAGAACTGTCTCAATATTGTCTCTGTGGGCCCGTCTCTGTTGTTCCCCTGCTGCATGATGACACAACGTATTTTTGCATCTTTCATATCCACGTTGTTCATATCCAACAACGACGGCACATGGTGGTAACTTATATAAGAACGTATAtagtccgattttcttcaaacttctcTGATGTATTTCCCCCAATACTTCTGCATTTCCTGAATCTACATACATATTTGGGGGTATATTCCCCTTCTTCTGATACAGAAGTTTTCCTTCTGCTTATCTCACGGCATTATAGAGTCTATCTCTCAAACTCTTCAATCTCTCTCAAAACTCCCTCCCTCTTCTCAATGAACATTACTGCTACTTGTGCTAGTACTGTATTTCAGTCTCGATAGCTTGCATGTGCGCATGCGCGTTACGTTGACAACGTGCAAAGCGAAAAACGAATGCTCCGTAAATTCCAGGATGGCCCCGAAAGGTGTTGTACAGTACCAGTTAACAATCGTAGGGCTATTGCCCGACGAAACATTTCATATGGCCAGATGCTGTGCACAGGTATGATTATGAAAGTAAGGTTTTGCATGAATCAGCTAAGTTTGATTAATGTATTTCGCAACACAATCAACGATACAATGATGCAGTGATTAGCCGCGCAGTAGTCCCACCTATTGTGATTTGTGTTTCAGTCCGCCAGGGTTATGGTAGGCCCTAGTGCATTATTTTTGGGCCCAACACAATTTACATCTTCGCGTTTTTACAACAAGTAAATTTATGTTGAAGTAGGAATAGATATATAGGTACAGGATTTATGTACGTTAACCCAACCTCGAGGTGCTGTATTACTATTAGTATTAGCCTGTACTAGTAGACCAGTGGCAGTGTAATTTAGTACTAGATACTACTAGAAGCGCCCTGCCTGCCTAACGACTTGCGTGCAGTTAGAAAATTCTAACAACAAAGTGATGATCCTAAGTGATCGACGAGATACACTCTTCAACAGCCTTGTCACTGTAGGCAGTAAACTTAATGCAAGCCACCAGCATGCCATAAGACTGGTCTGGAATTAGAAAATTCACAACCACTCCGGCACAAGTACGCTGTCCAAAATTTACTGCCTGCTACGTAGTttgttgggtgttcataataccggCCACCtaatgtttttctatcaatagaaacgtgaaaaatctcacaatttgcctgaaattttactcacgtgtggagaaaatactccggattcacaagcgcgcactgaaaatgtgatctgaggtacgcgctctagatggcggctttgaacgcgtggggtgtcattttttccgcactcagtcgCCCTGTTCATTTCAACCGACCACCCTGGCAACACGTATAAAGGGCACTTAAATGCGTTTTTTCGACAGGCCGCTGTTTTTTCCAGacgtcattttttccccaataatatttgaatataatattttgaatccttcgatattacttttgaaggactgtttgatgaatttgaattgattttcattgggaaacttttcatcgtaattgaaataaattagatgagtcggtttgttttttcacattcatttctcgtttctgcttcaactcgtacggtcgtagcgggcgacaaaataattatgtcatgtgtatgtgtaacgtgtgtgcacgatcctacaagcggcggtgacaattttgcggtcaaaatcgtcaaatttattacggaaggatactctacatctaacaacgagtcagcaaaggtaggcctagttatatgtagttacacgataaatcttattcgattttgctaaatttcgttaatttagagggaatacttatttgttttcgcctcattttactcggtagcgtagcccagtgaagaatcgaacaccgttgcgcgtagtcccatgcgtacattttctttctgtacgcgcaatgccattatagtGCGTGGTCGGTTgatatggacccggtcggtgtgTTGAACACTTACCATACATGCACATGCATGATGAAGAAACCTATGCCCTCGTCTCATACTCGTAGCACAATTTTGCAGACAGTTGAACCTTGGTGCGGATGCAGATCATATCATCATACAGCTTAACTGTAACAAACTCAACTAACTCAAATTCACTGTAAAGATTGTAGTTTCTATTTGATTGGTATCTCTTTCTCATCATCCCCTGCATGTAGGAACTCTACCAGGCCAATACAGAGAAGTTTTTGTCTCCCAAAATTCAACCACTGCTTGAGTTTGATTGGGAGCTCTGTTTGGAGGAACAAAAGAAGGCTCTCCGAGATGAAACCTGGGTGTTTGAGGAGAAGGCCATGGCCTATGTCAATGGAGAATTTCTAGGTAATTACAGCATGTTTTGTCTATCTCAGTGTGTTGTAGCAAGACAAGAGAAAGAGGTGCACAGCATTTGCACTAAAATATTgtaaaaaagcaagaaaagatTTAGGGTGATTTATGGAGTTACATTGAACATTCCTGAAATATGACTTAGTTAGACTGGCCTTGTCTGCCCATACCATGGTTTTTCCCTTTTAAGTTTTACCTATGCCAGTCAGCAAGATGTCGATGAATGGATTTCCACAGCCAGCTTAATCCTACTGTAAATTCATGAATATTGCTTTAATCTTTGACTGTCTGTCTCATTGTGTGATCAAATGACCAGTTTTCTTAACATACGTTGTACATAACAAACAAGTTTGTTGAGTAGGCTGTTACTGTTTTGGAGAGCATTTTATAGCATGGTATTCATGAGAAGAGTTTTTTCAAGTTCCAGGTCAGGAAAAGGCTTGATAGTTTAACTCAAAATGGTGTAAACAGCTGTTGAGACCATGGAGTGAAACCAGCTGAGAGCTCTTAATGCTTAACAACATAGACATCCCAAAAGGTAGAGCACAGAAAAGTGGTCACCTCAGTGCATCCCAAGGGTGAATGCTAAAGGctacaccctcccccccccccccacaatagTTTGTGAGCATGTCTATGATCAACATTCTTATAAGCCACAAGCGATTTTCGTCGTGCCATTTGCAGACCTTTGGCCATCCATGGGCTTTGTATCATCTCTATGTGTCAGTGTTACTGATACTGCTGCTGGTAATAATGTTCTCATTTACTCTTATGTTGGTGTAACAGGTGGCCCAAAGGCCTTCAAGCAGTGGGCTGAACAGCACTGGGACTATGTAGAGTTCAAGCCAATGCCTTTGTATGTTGCCATTGCTGAAGAGGCGTACAAGGAGCATATTCTTGCCACTCAGGTGAGGGGAGGATTAGTAATGTGTAGCTCAGTGTGTAACTCAGTGGGTATAAATGAATGTTGTTTGTGAGGTATAATGTTGTGtaaaatatgattatgttttgttttcaggCCACTAAAATTTAAGATTCAAAGATTTCAGTGGACCTAAaaggccaccagagaaaaaagtTAGGTTTGAGTCCTGTTATAGGgtttgaaaactttgaaaagacAGTATTCAAGACCCAATTTTTCATCTAACACAAGTTTTTCTACCTGCCCATGTCCCAGGTATAAAAGTCTGGAACGTTCAAGTGGTCTTACATTATAAAACCCCCTCAAAATTTGAAAGGGAATCCTCGTACTTTTCTGTAAgctctgtttgttttattacCTACATGAAGATTGATATTTCTTCACCTCTTTCCAATTTGTGTCATTCTCTTTGCAGCATACTTTTGTGTACTTTGATGTGGCCGTTGATAGTGAACCGATTGGTCGGTTGCTGTTTGAGGTATGAAATAGAATACATTTATTCTACCCTTACAGATGTTCTAAAATGCAATTCTTGTATACCACAGACTCAGATTGTGGCTGAGTAATTTCTGTTGTTTTGGACGAACAAGattgcaaaaatgttagataAATATGTAAATGCTAAAAATTATGCTCTTCACATTGTTAATGTTGAACTGAagattaaaggggggggggtattaatAAGCTTTGCAGTTTTTGATCACCAGATCTGAAATATTCATCACCAAGTGCCACCAGGAATGATATGAGAAGTAAATCCGTATTTTTGAAGTGTCATGAGATATGAAAATTATCAGAATCCTGACAAATATTGTCAGCATGATTTGAAGGATATTATACGTGGTAATCTTTCCTGCAACATACAGTGTGACAAcatcagaagaaaaagaaagggaaaaaatatctTGCTCATCTAAATTTGGATATGTGTCAGGAAAAACTTGATTTGGTAGGTACAAACATGGAAATCTCTGAACAAATGTCATTATGAGTAAAGTTTTTATATGGAATGCTGGTGTAACACAGGGattaaaaacatcatttttatttttttaaccatAGATTTATAGCTGTCTCCACTAAAAAATTTACAGATACTTCATGCATTATATAGTGCGCAGAAATTGAATTCTTTGTACTAGATTTTTTGGAATGTTTCGTTTGATGTAATTGCtctaatgaaaaaaacaaatcctAATTCATAAAAGTGTAGTTTGAATAGTGATTATAGAACTTGCCATCATGTTAAAGGATGCATCCAAATGAAGAATCCATGTTGCTTTATATCAGCTTTTATATATCCCTCCTACCCATAGGATTTGAGAGGCAAGTTTTTTCCAAGCACAATCATATTTGCATCTTTCTGTGCATACCAGCTCTACACGGACAGGTGCCCCAAAACATGTGAGAACTTCAAGGCGCTCTGCACCGGAGAGCGTGGACACAAGACAGACGAATCGCTGATGAAATACCACTACCTGAACTCCATCTTCCACAGAATCGTCCCCAATGGATGGATCCAGGGTGGAGGTCGGTGcagttcaatttcaatttctaaTGTCTTAGGCAGTTTGCAACTGAGAgttgatttctttttccaatttgtttgttacttctttttttttaattggtttGATTTTTTGAGATGTATTCTTCATAGTTATATCTTGTATAGAATTTGCTTGGTTTGCTTTTCGAGTTTTTCTCAGTCAAATTTTgtcaaatgaattttttttcttataaatcTAGCTTTCTGGATTATTTCTTGGCTTCATTACTGTTTACTGTGAGTTGAAATGGAGAAAAAGGCATAGTATGAGAGATTCTTACCTGTAAGTATTTTGgttttcataatttttatcaTGGTGTAGGATGCTTAACTTTGGCATCAGCAACTTTGtatcatgtgtgtgttggtAAACATCATTTGCATTTTTTGAAATTTCCTTTTGTCATCTCACAGATATTATGTACGGCAGAGGGGACGGAGGAGAGTCAGTGTATGGCCCAGTCTTTGAAGGTATGTTTGCCCAAAAGGAAAATTGACCGTAACgagatgtaggcctatttctCAAGATTAAAGCGGCAAACTGAACAAACTGTACACAGTGTTTTAGAGCAGTGACAGACAAGCATTTGAAAATCTTGATGTTTATGGAACTACAAATCACTCATCCCACACAAGGCCCCATATGGACACTGCAAAAGCCCTACCACTTTAGTCCTATATGATCACGTCAAACTTGCAGAGAATTCATAGCAATGTCAAATTTGCATTTGGAAGTTAGAACCAGGACAACTATGGATTAGTCATACAATGTGAGGTCCTGTGGGCATTGCAGAATAGCTCTACTACTCATAAAATCATTGTTTGAACTTGCAGAGGATTGCAACTTTTTAACGTGAAAAGTCATCAACTACATCCCTTTCTCCTGCAATGATTCATTTTATTTGACTCTCCTCAAGACTATTGTACAATTATGAGCATCTGCAACCATGCTTTAAGGAAGCCAGTGTCATCAAGCAAATTAAGGagaaataatttaaaaaaaaaccaacaacaactgTTAGTTGACTTTTGATGTACAAATCAAAGCAGCATTAAGATGGAAATCATGGCACATCTCATCAATCAACATGGCTATCATCACTTGTCATTATTGTGGAAATTCCATCCTGATGTAAACATTgctttatatgaaaaaaaaaaaagaagtcagaGTCTTAGATTGATCAGTTAAGATGTTGGGGGAAATGGAcatggtgagaaaaaaaaaaaagttttgtacaAGTCtagagaataaggtaaataaGCAACTTTGtaagaaatactgtaaaagaggaaattttcgcacatttcgcacAATCAGAatctagcgcgaaaataaaagcacgcaaatatttttgcatgccatatgatACAGTagatgatgtcttgattctgagGAATtagaaacacacaaaactcttcTCACCTGGCCAAGCACAAAAAATTAGtagcgcaaaaatatccacttttacagtaggtgTTGAGCACCTccccatttgttttgtacatagaatttcactaattttcatttttctcaaatgTTTGGACACAGACAGAAGTAAAGAACTAAGACAGAACTAAAAGCATATCACTGTGATTATGTTCCAAGAACAGGTCTGAAGAAAACTTTTGTTGGGAAATTTGTAAGTTTTCCAAGCAACATGATATTAGGAtagaatttccctttaaagtgaATTTCATGCACCATCTACAGAGTGAAAACAGATGATCAGAATTGTAgaagtttcaggaaaattggACGTAGAAAATGAAAGTTTAGGAATCGTTTTTGCAGGTGTTTTCCAAATAGTGATACAGTGTATTAGTAGCAACCCTAAAATGCAAATTCCtgatgtcatcaatgtacatCAATGAagctgtggaaaaaaaaatcaagttttggGTTCCCCTGGAAGCAATCATTCATAAGTTTACATACTGTAAACATAACAATCAATTAATGTGAAGGgtccagtttgtttgtttgtttgtttttttttatttcttataagTAATGAAAATTTAGTGAAGATCAATGAGAGAGTTGTGATgcaatgatgtcatcatttCATCTACATTTTCAAACTGTGACATTCCATAACTTTTCTATTTTAGGGCCATTTTTATGAAACTTTTCTATTCTGTCTGTTTGATTTGAATGTACTTGTTTAATTTTTATGCCAATTTGAAAGTAGAGTGAAATTGTACTATAATGAATATTTGAAGGCTCATAACTTTCTTGTTTTCTCAGATTTCATGTAAATTGTTACTAATTCCTTGTTATTTTTACTCtgaatttttacaatttcaCAACTCTACGAGCGTAGTCACACTTGGATTGTAACTTTAACAACACACGACAATATTTGCAATCGCTAGGGTAATCAAGCATTTACAATTGTTGTTGgtgtcaatttgtgaaaatggcaTCTCTCAGAAATGTCTGTGAcatcatttgcgaaaataacagcttataccgTAGTTTGTGATTGGTTTGGAGAGGACAAACCTTTTAATactgaaggggagggggggggggttattttgTACACTCGTACCAGAAATATAATCTCATCCGCACTCTTGGAGACCGGTGAAGGTTCCCAGGGCATGATATTATATCTGCTAATGATTATGGCAGTATGAGTAAAAACTACTCCAGTATCCTCACCGAGGAGTATACATGGACTACAGTCGATGGGAAGTTATGACTGTTGAAGTGCAGTAACTGTTCACAATACCCATGTTTAAAGATGGATTGATACATCCAGAACACAAGCTATAAAATTTTTTATTGCATGGGCTGTAGAAAGTTGAGCACTGAACTTGCTTCTAGTGTCACAGTGCAATATTTTGACGTGATGATTTTATGGGTTGATTGCCTGCTGCAGTTTCTCAGTGGACAGAGCTTTCATTTATCTCTCTTGCCAGATGAGAACTTTTCCGTCAAGCACAGCTCTCGAGGGATCCTCGGGATGGCCAACCAAGGCAGACACACAAACGGATCGCAGTTCTACATCACGTGTCAGCCCGCCCCCTGGATGGACACCAAATATGTGGCCTTTGGGTGAGTGTGGGTGGACACTGGTCAAGATGATCGCTTTTTCAAGCCAGGCCAGGGCCCCAACGAATTTCATGATGCAAATGTATGGCAATCTACTACAACAGTGAAATGGCCAAATGCAGGTGTTTGTGCTCATATGCATGACATGCCTGTTGTCATGATATCCTACACAAGTagaattttgttacaaatttcTTTTGTGCTCCTTCAGTTTTCATAAAGTGTACTTGCTTCTAAAAAACTGCAGATAAGTGTATTTCTGAACGTACTTCAATATCTCACAGTTATACTTGCCTGCTCTTCTGTGTGCGCTAGTACAGCAGAGCATGAAATTTTGGAAAACATTCCCACACTGGAAAATACTTTTTCGGTTAcgatactacatgtatatacctcTCATTTCATCACTGTACCTTGTTAAAGGTATAGAAGTCCTTATGTAAGAGGGTTCTTCCAGACAGCTGGCCTGACTTAGCAAAAACATTTATGCACCAAAACTAGATTCCATGTGTTGAAAGTGCACAATCATAGATATTGTTAGGTTAAATAACTTTTAATTGCTCAGTCCAGAGAGAAAAATTAACCCATCAGTAACTGAAGCGCCCAAAACTGCCCGTCTTATTACTCCCTAAAACGCCCGAAATCGCCCGTCCGCTTTTTGATAGTTTTAGTAGTCAGTTGCTAAAAGGTTAAAGCAATAATTTTTAATACATCACTAAaacagcttatttttttttttttttttgtgaagggTTTGCGAGAGAGGTTTTAAAAAAGCAGGCAAAAAAGGCAGCTACTGATGCATTCAAGGAAATGATTCTTTTGACGCatctgttcttcttctttacctTGTGTTTCTACGCCTTTGTAGGAAAGTGGTGGAGGGAACGGAAGTGCTGCGAACTCTGGAGGCCCAGGCGACTTACAACGAGAGGCCGAAGAAGGAATGCAAGATAGTGGCCTGCGGGGTCTTCACTCCAGAGGACTGATGAGGAACATGTTGTTTTAATTGTGGGAACTAACTGATGACCCCTCTCCAAAGAACATTGCATATTTGCTTCCGTCTCTGAATCCTGTCTCGTACCCCCACCACAGCAAGCACGAACGAAATGAATTCAAGAGAACCGTGCTTTGTGATTGTTGTCATTACAAGTTGGAGGAGGCAAGCTGTTGCACTGTTTACTTTGCTCTTTTCCACTATGTTTGTTTTAATGCTCACTTCACCAAGACCACTAGCATCATAAATGTAAGCATGGCAAGCAAACGGCTAATATCCTGAGTCAATGTTCCTGTAAAGCAAAGAGAGATGTGAAATTGTTTGGGTGCTGTAAATCCCAGCACTTGTTCGACCATGCTTGTTTGTACTTTGTCTtgagtgaccttttttttttttttcaattcaaactgctaaaatttcattgtatttatGAGATTGAGCATCATCACATACCTCACTTTTTCATCAGTTAATTACCTGTACAGAAATCAGTATTCAGATGTATATTTTTGTGGGGTTGTTGCACATTACTGCCCAAGGCATGCTGTAGAATTGATATTACCTATAACCTGTTGATTTCCTGTCtccttttgcttttctttttcttttttctttctttctctcatccTGCCACTTCCTCCACATCTAATTCTTCTTTGTTGTTGgtgcatgcaaacaaaacatggtGTATCCaaaatattctctctttttggtgaaaatacacatgctgacaaagaaaaaaaaaatgtgctacTCTGTCAAAGCACCACAGGTACCAATTGTATTAAAAGAGAACTatgcattattgttattatggcACACAGAAGAATGTGTTGTATTGACTACATGCACATTTTACCTTACAGATGCTTGAACGTAATTGCAGGTGCTGTAGTAATACTGTTCCGCTGAAGGCGAGTTACATAGGGTCATTGTCAACAAGTAATAACGACTTCATGTGACTTTGATATTACTTTAGTTCCTTGTTGAGGTTCACACAAATACCAGTAATATTTAGTTGGAATCACAGTGACCTGCACAACAAAAAGGCCAAAAAGTTACATGGGTAGTTTTCGCATGAATAACATCAGATCATGATTGAGCTTGCATGGGGGGATTATTTTATTGGTTTAGGTGGCTTTTTGAATTAGTGCATTTTCTGGATGATTACACTCTGTTTGACCCCCTTTATGAGTTTTTGAATGAGAATTGTGCCACCAATGTGTTTCATTTACATGGATTCAGTTAAGGCAACATTTTGAGCTTCTCTTTATTGGATGAAGAGGAGAATATGCTAGCTCTGAAATTGATGCTACAGTGCACTGTATAACATCAGTTATCTAAACATCTAAAATCTGTTTCAAATGGTTCCATGTCCATACAAGTATAAGCTGTACACCACATGAAAGCTCAGTCTGTCCTTTACATCAATGTAAAAAGCAAATCTACTAGCTTATTGGGTAGTTTGTAGCACCAGGTTAGACATTATTCATTTGTACAAAGTAACCCTGCTGAAAAAACAATCTGATAAAACAAGACCTCTTTTAATGCAAGGGAAATGTCACACTAAATATCTTGTCCTTAGGCTTCAATGCATTTTGCTTTTGTGATCATCAGTACAATTCATTTGCTCAGATCTTGCTCAAGTTGAATCTGATTCAAAAGGCAAGCTCATTCATTAAAATGCACTTCATGGGCAGTTATGTCCGGTCATTAAAAATCAGGAAACCAAGGGCGTATGTATAGTCCATGCTCGGCATCTGAGTGTGTGAAAGTGAGTGTAGAGATCATTTATCACCAACGAATGCACACCTAGCCAAGTGGTAGTATTATCACGATACACTGGTGAAACAGGGAATGTGTTCTTAATGATACTTATCATAAATCATATCCCATTTGATGAATCCTCTGATTATGTGAAATTGGGGACATAAAATTCCATTATTGCCTTCAGTCCCATATTACCCAAATTGCCTCCTTTTAGCATGTACACAGTGCGTATATACATGCACTGTATTAAAATACTCAAGTTTCCTTAGCGCAATAAGAGGTGATTGATGTGATAGGGATACAAATCAAATGTGTCTAATTTGTGAACTGACTAGCGCATTTGCAATTGACCAAGTAAAGTTAAATCTACCAGGTAATTCTATTGaatataaaacacaattttaTTTGGGGCATTGTTTATATCATTGTCCCCTGGGAATCTCAACTCCATGCTATGCCCTCGGAGTGAGCTTCTCGGGTCACAGCATCTAGTTGAGCCATCGGGCAGGGCAGTAACATCAACTATACCCCAAAAGCAGTCCATTTCTGTGTACATACTGGTGCCACTAGTATGACTATGACTGTTTCATGGGTTATACATTCAGAGATGTATGATCACCATCGTCAAGTGTTGGCAGTGGTTGGGTGAATGCATGCACTGTGAACTTAACTGCTGTTACAGCTTGTGCAAGTTGGCGCAAGGTGCCTTGTGTGCAGTTTGTCCATACCTGTGTGTGCTCAACTCCACAGGGTGCAGAGGACAAGAATTTCAtgtggctgggggggggggggggtgatttcaTCAAGCTGTTctttaaagttacgaacgatttaggaatgactggtgatcagttcttgtgctgaattattgaaattctgataagtatagtaGCACATCAGAATGTGTTCGAGTCGTTCTTAAAGTGATTCATAACTTTAAgagcagctttatgaaacacccccccccccccccccgtcttttcCACCGACCATTGCCATGCCCTGTACCCTGTGTACTTCGTATTTTCCTTTATCATCAATGTGGGAGATTAGAGCACCTTTTATCATACTTCTGGAGTCAATTAGGATCTTGTGGAGTGTAAATTTTCATGCAAGTGTGACAATTGTGCCTGAAGCATGAAGTcctaaacaaacaaattttggaAGTTTATATGTTCTcatgtttaaaggggatggctagtaactgatcagtgggaatcagtgggaatgctgggggatgattgttccaatccttgagggattcatttaagagtactatatacatgtatatatattgttgtgtgaaaatcatttgcttcagaatggtctcatattcaagtaatgtgcagtttaatgtttccaggttagcatgcctgtacggtgatggggcattaaactgcacattactttgtacttgaatatgagacctttgtgaagcaaacaattttcacacaacgtagatatataatgtactcttaaatgaatcccacaaagattggaactatcatcccccagcattcccactgattctcactgatcagttactagccatcccctttaatataTGGTTTGTACAAGCTTTTTGAAACAGCACTCCCCTGTAAGAACACTATATCGATATGCAGTGAAATAATTTGCGTAAGTGGACTCAATGTAAGGAGCATTAATATTTTGTGTTGTCATATTGTTTGATGTTGTATATATTGACATATTCCACCAGTGAATTTCATAGCATTGGTGCTCAGCTATTTTCATGCAACAGAGTAAATTAATATTGCGATGtatatattattgtatatatcaatcacactgtatatattttcatgtgctaaacagaaatgtgaaaataaattttaaGGACTTTGAAATTACTGTTGTTTTGACATTTCTCGGTCATTTTGCATGTACCGTATGCCTTGCTTTTTGTTCAAGCCATAGGAACTTTGAAAGCATCTTCTCTTCGAAGTGCCCTTAGCAAACTGCAGAAGACTACACTTGAATAAAAACAcatattaaaaacacacacacacaaaaaaaaaatatatatcttcaGTATAAACCCTAATCGTCTTCATCATGTCACCAAAAAGTCAAAGATGAAGTCCTTAATATTATCTGCATATAGTAAACTAACTATACATGGTACTTCATATCAAAATTGTGTATACAAAATCTGTTTTATAACTGAGgctgaaatgaacaaaacatgcCAAAGTTTAAGAATATCATATGTAAAGTATACTGAAAAGCCAGAAATATATGcacgcatgaaatttttgtaatgtttgtgaggtgccaagatttgtgaaatctGAATGCATGTAAAAATTTTTTGTCTGTACACAATGTATTGAATGCCAGTCACCAATTTATGAAAGTTTTATGGCTACAACTCGCAAAAGTTTTATGccaaaaatgtttctagatttCACAGTATACGCATTTGGATTTTTGCAAACCACTTTaagtttaaatgtaaaaatgaaaaattgggTATAGCAATAGGTAGTACACATATACCTCGTCTATTCTTTGGGTAAACTTGCTGCAGAAATTCTCTCATCACAATGAAAGTGGCACTTTTGAATGCCTCTATTTGTGCTGGGGAGAAAGATGACATCAAACCAGTTCTAAATACCCAGTATAAATTGGTATGTTACAGGATGACAATGTTTGTGTCTTTTGATCAGCATTCTGCATGCCTGTATTCCATGAAAATGGCTGcaactggctggaatgctcccgaGTGAGTGAAGAGTGAGCACCGtcagtgctggttggaaataacATATCCAGTGACCGAGGTAATGCATGCGCCTTGTTGAGCACTCTAATAGTGGATTTTATGCAAAAGTTACGTATACATGCATTATTATTGTCGAGCCCACTGGAGGTGAGGGGACACTAATTATTTTTAAATCAGAGAAATATTCTAACAAAATTAACCACTTTGAGAAAGAAATGGGAATTCT
The sequence above is drawn from the Diadema setosum chromosome 19, eeDiaSeto1, whole genome shotgun sequence genome and encodes:
- the LOC140243139 gene encoding probable inactive peptidyl-prolyl cis-trans isomerase-like 6, which produces MAPKGVVQYQLTIVGLLPDETFHMARCCAQELYQANTEKFLSPKIQPLLEFDWELCLEEQKKALRDETWVFEEKAMAYVNGEFLGGPKAFKQWAEQHWDYVEFKPMPLYVAIAEEAYKEHILATQHTFVYFDVAVDSEPIGRLLFELYTDRCPKTCENFKALCTGERGHKTDESLMKYHYLNSIFHRIVPNGWIQGGDIMYGRGDGGESVYGPVFEDENFSVKHSSRGILGMANQGRHTNGSQFYITCQPAPWMDTKYVAFGKVVEGTEVLRTLEAQATYNERPKKECKIVACGVFTPED